The window GGGCGACCCAGCTAACGGCAATCAAGATCAGAAGCTCAATCACCCCGGAGATCAACCGGCAATATGCGCTGGGATGACTCCCAATCCCTCCGAATTGTATGTAGGCGTATATGTCGCATGGCGGGGGGAATCGATCGACTCAAGGCTGGGGATCCTAACCCAAGCCTCTGTCATCTCTCGACATGATGTAGCCGCCAACATTGCAGAAAATCGCGGGCCTAACGGTATGGAACAGACTTTCCTGAGCCTAAGCCGCGCCGCAAAAGAAGGTCGCGATCCCGCACGTTTCATTCTTGTTGGTCACTCCTTTGGAGGCTTGATTGTCGGCCGCATCACGGCCGATATCTTTACCAAACGACTCGCTTCCAAGATCCAGCCTCCCAACTTCGCATGCAACGACGATTCTCCGATCTTTCCGGGATTTGCCGATCTTGTCGTTACCGTCAATCCCGCGGACAGTAGTCTTCGTATGGCTAACTTGACAGAGCAGTTCAAGCGCAAGCAGCCCGTGCCTGCTTCAAGCCCTTGCCCGGGACGCCTTCTAAACGATTCCCTGCGTCATCCGCTCCTGGTCTCGCTCCACACGAGTTCAGACACATGGACCGATGACACGGGATCTCTGGGTCTGAAACTCGCTCCGTGGATTGATCACAAGTACATGCGTCAGATCGCTTCCGAGTGGAACGATCGCCCCGATCAGGGACCGGAACATCTTCTCGACGACGCCTACACGATCGGGAGTCTTCGCAGAAACACCGTCAATCGAGTCGATTATCTGCGCAACTTATGTTATTTCGATCAGCCCAATAAGCAAGACTGGATCTGCCTTGGGCTAAATGACACGCTTCACGACTTGAAGAAAACAGCTTATGAGCGCGTTCTTCCCCATGACCCGCCAGTCGTTTGGAACACTCAATATTCTTCCGACCCTTACTATCACGGAGCCTATGAATTGCTTACTTCGGTTTGCAAGGAAGAATGGGAGAACCCTGTCGAGCTCTGGAGTAGCGATCATCAATTCTTACCCGACTTCAAGAGCAAATACAGCTGTTCTTGTAATCCAGAACGGAAAGCAAAACGCCAGGAGCTGTATCAAGAATTCAAGAGAGTCTTACATGACTATCTGGCCTTTCCTGGAGAACGAAGCGAGTTACAGGACGATCTCCTACTCGACGTCTATAAGCGCGTTTACACGGGGAAGCTACGCAATTACGATATTGACGCAAAGCCAAAGCCAATCGATTCGGATCAATATACCACTCGATACGTGGGAGAAGGCTCCTGGAACGATACTCCGTTCTGGACGATAAATACCTCGTATGAAATCCTCCAGGGGCATAGCGGCTTCTGGAACACAGATGCGTTTTCCCTGATCGTAGGACTCCAATCGCAATTTCCCGTCGTTGAATTTGATTGGAATTACAAGTAAAGACTTACAGAAACATTACGTCAAGAATGTGAAAACAGAGGAGACACTATGCCGTTAGTTCACGTTCCACCGCCACCGGACCCAAACAACGAACAGATCTCATCCACTTTTGAGGGCGTCACCGCACCTTCAGCAATTTCTGTTGGATCAGACACCTTGGTCGCTTCAATGCAGGTGACAAAGCCAGGCGCCTCTAACCCACCCCAATCTCAACCCGCATCCCCACCACCCTCGTCCACGTCGGCTTCTCCTCAACCGAAACAACTCGGATCAAGGCCGGACACCTTTCATTGGTCATCCTTATGGCCCTGGGGCGGGCAGTCTCAACAGGGACAGCAACAAGGACCGAAACCCAAGAGAAAATGATGGGAAAGGACATCCAGCCCTCATCGTTGGATCGTGGTGCGTTGCCCACTCTCCTGCCTAGAAGCTGCTTGCAACGGAAGTGGCTCTGGCTCTGGCTCTGGCTCTGGATAGAGAGCTGACATGGCCCATGTCGAGAGCGTAACGGAGACATCGTTCCGACGCAGTCGGAGTGCTGCCGCATGAATGTTCCTTAGCTCATGCGGCTTTGCAGTTAGGCGTTCCAGCCACCGTCTACAGTGAGGGTTTCTCCATTGATGTATGCCGATTCCGGGAGTGCGAGGGATGCAACAGCCGAAGCGACCTCCTCAACGCGGCCATAGCAACCTAGGCTCGTGAGCTTCTTCATAACCTCAGAGTGCGGAGCATTTTCAGGACTCATCTCAGTGACAATAGGTCCGGGTTGAACTCCATTTACAGTGATCTCAACAACTCCGAGTTCACGCGATAGCCCACGCGTGAAGCCGTGCACCGCAAACTTGGTGGCGATGTACATCGTGACTCCCGGCAGAGGGGCTCCTTCTCCGAAGACGGAACCGATGTTGATGATTCGTCCCCACTTCTGCGGAATCATGCGCTGTGCAGCATTCTTCGATAGCTCGATGACCGGGCGAACACTGATACCGATACACCGTGTGATTCAATTGCACTGTTCACGAAACGCGATCAGTGGATGGAGTGAACTATGGAGCTGCGACATCTTCGATACTTCGTGGGAACTGCGGAATGGAATGGATATCGTCGGGTGTCATGCTGGGTTTACCTGATTCGCGATTCCATCTGGAGTTCATACATCATGATGATGGGAGCCCATGCCCAGCTCCGACGAAAGACAATCTCCTAGTGCTTTATATGGCTGACGCGCGCATGTATGAAGCGGCTCTGGCGAGATCGAAAGCTAAGGGACACGATCCTGTGGAACCCGAGAACCCATACTGGAATGTCCGCAGTGTCACGTTTGAGGATCCCGATGGATGGCGTGTGGTCTTGTGTTATCAGAGTGCCTTTACGAAAGAAGGCGCATAGTGACTTAATGCGAATGGAAGGTGTGGTCAAAATGGGCCCGAGACACTCGTGTCAGTAAAGCCCGTCAAGCGTCTGAATTAAGTGCTTGAGCAAAGCATGTATTGTTGCGACCCACCGAAAGGATAGACGTCGTACAAGAACGTCACAAAATCAGCTGCGTTTCTCAGGTGTCTGTATCCATTGGGATTAAGCACGTCATGGTATGCTCCTCTCGCGCGCGGTGAGCTGTCTTGGCGAGTGGAGAATCTATAATGAGAAGCACACGACGATCACGCACTCTCGCATTGTTGATGGCCACGATAGCTCTTACCCTGAGCCGTCCCGCGTCTCCGCAGTCATCTCCCAAAGCGGACGATAGCCATCCTCTCCGCTTCGATGTCGTGTCCATTCGTCCAAGTTCGGAAGCCAGCAAGATGGCCGTCGGTATTCTTCCCGACGGATACGTGGCCAACGGGGTGCCACTGGAAACTACGATCTACGCTGCCTATGTTCCAGCTCCCTTCTTCAAGCACCTCGAAGAGGTTAAGGGCTTCCCCTCCTGGGCCACATCCGAAAAGTATGACCTGCGCGCTAAGGTGGCGCCGGAGGACGCAGAGCGCTGGCGCAGCCTCAAGGTGAACAACTGGCAGACCTCCGCGGAACTGCAATCCATGCTCCGCACAGTCCTTGCCGAACGCTGCAACCTGCAGATACGCAGCGAAGAAGGCATGACCGATGCTTACGCCCTCGTCCGCCGCCCCAACGCGCCGCCGCTGACCGAAAACACCGAGCTTCCCTCCGCAGGAACCATCATGGAACTCCCAGACGGTGCCAGGGCTGTCTTCGAGAAGCACGAAGGCGAGCGCATCTACAACTTCTACAACACACCCATGTCCGTCCTCGCGACTTTTATCGGAATCCCCTCGAAACGTCCCGTGGAAGATCGAACCGGCCTGCACGGTCGGTACAAACTGGTTTTGCACGAATTTGACGCGCAATCGCCTGACAGCGAGGGCCCTCAGGCCGAGAGGCCCGTACCGTACGATCTCCGCTCCATCGGCTTGACGATAGAGGACATTAAGGTCCGTTCCACAATCTGGACCATCAACAAGATGGAGCGGCCGAGCCCGAACTAGGTGAAATTCTTTGGGACAGTCGGTATTGCGTCTTTGCTTCGATCTCGCACGTTATAGAAACACGGCATGCCTATGCCGAACGCCCACGTGGCGAACGGCGGGGCGGCAAGGTGCAGGGGGAGGGGTCTCTCCCATCCTAGGAGCGAAATGAAATGAAGCGGAAAGGACGAAGCGCAGCGAAGGTCTGCACAAGCGTCAGCGCGGAAGACTGAGGATACCCCTTGCGTCGCGCCAGGGCGGAGCCCTCAGCTAGGTTTGTTTTCCGCATCCGTGCGCGTGAGCGCACAGCAACTTCAGGAAGGGCGTTGCGAGAAGGAACGAGTCTGTTACGAAACTCGTTGGCGGTCATCAGGTACCTTGTGTTGCTGGAGATAAGACGACTTATCGGTAGTGATGGCCCGCAGGCCGTGCTTGGCTCAGGTTAAAGAACGAATAGCCAATGGGAGCTCATTTTCCGAAGGTGGTTCGTCGAGGCGTTCCGCAAAGTCGAACATCGCTGGTGTAACTTGAAACGCAAAGGTGTCGCCGCCCTTTGCATTCCGTTCTTCCACACGCTTTCTCCTTATCTCCGTGGCACCCTCGAGAACGTGCCACTCGATCTTGCACTGACTGGCAGCAGCCCTCTGGCTGACGTTCTTGCGACGCTCTTGACGAATGAAGCCCCAGTCAAGCACGACATTCACATCCTGCCCCAGCACTTGTTCGACGGTTTGCCACGACTGGTCCTCACACCGGGCCACCCGTTCCGAAAACCATGCAAAGTTGCTCGAACCTGAACCTGCGGGAATGTCTTTAACGAAGAGTGTGTTCATCCACTTATCCATGGAGAAGACAATCGCAGCGTTTTGTGCGGCCAAGGCCGCCGAATAGGTACTCTTACCGGATGCGACGGGGCCGCACACGCAAAAGATCGTTGCCACTAGACTGGTCCTTTCAAAAGCTCGTAATCGTGCTTGAACAAGAGTCTACGGCGCAATAAGCCGGTTCAGTGAGTACCGGGCAACCCCGAGCGTTAGTCGGCGCGGATCGTTACCGTTAAGCCGACTTGTCGATGCCAATCATCGCGTCGACACCCGAGTTGGCAGCAACATGGATTCCACGCTCTCACTGTTTTAGCGCCTCTGTAAGTAATTGGTCAGTAATGCTGTTCGTGGCTTCACCCTCCACATTGCTTAAAACGACTATCGCTATACGCTTATCTGGTACATAGGTCAGGCTGGTCTTGAAGCCCGCGATGGCTCCTGCATGGGTCACGATAGTGATGCCGGACTCATTAGCGAACACATAGACGCCCAGTCCGTAGCTTCCTTTCCCCGGCGTCAACATCAACTTCAAAGAATCCTTATTGAGCAGTCTCCCGCTAAAGAGAGCGTGCTCCCATTTGAGAAGATCCTCTGTCGTCGAATACATTGAGCCCGCCGCCCAAGGAACAGACATAGATAGAGAACGTACCGAAATCAATCCCGACTTTCCAGGTCGATAGCCTTGAGCACGCTTCGCCAGAATAAGGCCGTCCATATCCAACCCCGTGTTCTTCATTTCCAATGGAGCGAAGATCCGTTCCTGGAGCTGGTCGCCGTAAGTTCTGCCGGTTACTTTTTCGATGACTGCTCCAAGGATCTCAAAATTCGAACTGCTGTAAGCCCACTTGCTGCCAGGTTCAAAGTCCAGCGGCTTGTTCTTGAAAAACTCAAGCTCCTCCTCAACAGTGTGCGGGCTCATTCCCCATACCTTGAATTCTTTGAAATTGGTGAAGTCGGGAATACCTGATGTATTCCCCATCAGATCTGCCAAAGTGACCTTTTGCCACGTCTGAGGCGCATCCAGAAGGTATTCGCTAACAGGGTTCCTGATATCGAGCTTTCCATCTTCCTGCAACAGCAATATCAGCGCCACGGTGAACTGCTTGGTCAATGAACCTAAACGGAATTTAACGTCGGGGGCGTTGGGAATATTCCACTCTAGATCCGCCGATCCATAGCCCTTATCGAGCAGCACATGATCACCTTCTGAAACAAACA of the Terriglobus sp. TAA 43 genome contains:
- a CDS encoding SDR family oxidoreductase gives rise to the protein MTRCIGISVRPVIELSKNAAQRMIPQKWGRIINIGSVFGEGAPLPGVTMYIATKFAVHGFTRGLSRELGVVEITVNGVQPGPIVTEMSPENAPHSEVMKKLTSLGCYGRVEEVASAVASLALPESAYINGETLTVDGGWNA
- a CDS encoding TIGR03435 family protein, whose amino-acid sequence is MRSTRRSRTLALLMATIALTLSRPASPQSSPKADDSHPLRFDVVSIRPSSEASKMAVGILPDGYVANGVPLETTIYAAYVPAPFFKHLEEVKGFPSWATSEKYDLRAKVAPEDAERWRSLKVNNWQTSAELQSMLRTVLAERCNLQIRSEEGMTDAYALVRRPNAPPLTENTELPSAGTIMELPDGARAVFEKHEGERIYNFYNTPMSVLATFIGIPSKRPVEDRTGLHGRYKLVLHEFDAQSPDSEGPQAERPVPYDLRSIGLTIEDIKVRSTIWTINKMERPSPN
- a CDS encoding ATP-binding protein; this translates as MATIFCVCGPVASGKSTYSAALAAQNAAIVFSMDKWMNTLFVKDIPAGSGSSNFAWFSERVARCEDQSWQTVEQVLGQDVNVVLDWGFIRQERRKNVSQRAAASQCKIEWHVLEGATEIRRKRVEERNAKGGDTFAFQVTPAMFDFAERLDEPPSENELPLAIRSLT
- a CDS encoding serine hydrolase encodes the protein MDQIVRSYTAANAFMGVVFVSEGDHVLLDKGYGSADLEWNIPNAPDVKFRLGSLTKQFTVALILLLQEDGKLDIRNPVSEYLLDAPQTWQKVTLADLMGNTSGIPDFTNFKEFKVWGMSPHTVEEELEFFKNKPLDFEPGSKWAYSSSNFEILGAVIEKVTGRTYGDQLQERIFAPLEMKNTGLDMDGLILAKRAQGYRPGKSGLISVRSLSMSVPWAAGSMYSTTEDLLKWEHALFSGRLLNKDSLKLMLTPGKGSYGLGVYVFANESGITIVTHAGAIAGFKTSLTYVPDKRIAIVVLSNVEGEATNSITDQLLTEALKQ